A region of Drosophila suzukii chromosome 2L, CBGP_Dsuzu_IsoJpt1.0, whole genome shotgun sequence DNA encodes the following proteins:
- the LOC108008012 gene encoding phospholipase A1 VesT1.02 yields MISQLGRISIIGAVLLAFVAVVLASSSEKTELDPNASCNYTLVKKKTLGVDPSFWKKFFKHLIPFTSSRGKMEFILFKRDFADCGKELFIGDVENLKNSGFNARHQTRIVIHGWMSQSKGSHIRRVKNAYLSLTHPGINGEPARYEDFNVIVCDWSKTSTNINYYEVAKTVEDMGALLADLVRYLHQEADMHYDDVYVIGHSLGAQIAGSAGKQIMPHRFNTIYALDPAGPQFREKSDEYRIDASDASYVESIQTSVSFGFEKPVGHATFYPNYGKNQKKCYVYGCSHKRSHDYFVETLTSPAGFWGPRCERHDDGTWVLLMSDGEFRMGGEPSIPKNGTFYVKTYSKPPYAMGHRWQTEPPPREDEVENSTEE; encoded by the exons ATGATCTCGCAGCTGGGACGGATTAGCATTATTGGTGCGGTGCTTTTGGCATTTGTGGCCGTCGTACTTG CCAGTAGCTCAGAAAAAACCGAACTTGACCCCAATGCCAGCTGCAATTACACCCTAGTCAAGAAGAAGACTTTGGGGGTGGATCCCTCATTTTGGAAAAAGTTCTTCAAGCATTTGATACCGTTCACTAGTTCGAGGGGTAAAATGGAATTCATACTCTTCAAGCGGGATTTCGCGGACTGCGGAAAAGAATTGTTCATAGGCGATGTGGAAAACCTTAAGAACTCGGGCTTCAATGCACGTCACCAAACGAG AATTGTTATTCACGGCTGGATGAGTCAGAGCAAGGGTTCTCATATAAGAAGGGTTAAGAACGCCTATCTGAGCCTGACCCATCCGGGAATCAATGGAGAACCAGCTCGGTACGAGGACTTCAATGTGATCGTATGCGACTGGAGCAAGACTTCTACGAATATTAACTATTACGAGGTGGCCAAGACTGTGGAGGATATGGGTGCTCTGCTGGCCGATCTGGTGCGATATCTCCATCAGGAGGCAGATATGCATTACGACGATGTCTACGTGATTGGACACTCGCTGGGTGCTCAAATAGCTGGAAGTGCTGGAAAACAGATCATGCCACATCGGTTTAACACCATATATGCCCTGGATCCGGCGGGTCCTCAGTTCCGAGAGAAGAGCGATGAATATCGCATAGATGCCAGTGATGCCTCATACGTGGAGTCCATTCAAACCAGTGTTAGTTTTGGTTTTGAAAAGCCCGTGGGACACGCCACCTTCTATCCCAACTATggaaaaaatcaaaagaaGTGCTATGTATATGGCTGCTCGCATAAGAGATCCCATGATTATTTTGTTGAGACCCTGACGAGTCCGGCGGGATTTTGGGGACCCCGCTGTGAGCGTCATGATGATGGCACCTGGGTTCTTCTGATGAGCGATGGAGAATTCCGAATGGGTGGGGAGCCCTCGATTCCGAAGAATGGAACCTTCTATGTGAAAACATACTCAAAACCACCTTATGCCATGGGTCACAGGTGGCAAACGGAGCCACCACCACGGGAAGATGAGGTTGAGAACTCCACGGAAGAGTAG
- the LOC108006141 gene encoding phospholipase A1-like produces the protein MVSRLGRISIIVAVLLAFVIILFACSLGKTQLDPNANCNYTLVKKKTFGVDLSFWKNFFKHLIPFTSSKGKMEFMLFKRDFADCGKELFIGDVENLKNSGFNARQQTRIIIHGWMSQSNADHMRKLKNAYLSLTNPGINGEPARYEDFNVIVCDWSRISSNINYYKVAKTVEDMGVLLAGLVRYLHQEADMHYDDVYVIGHSLGAQIAGSAGKQIKPHRFNTIYALDPAGPQFREKSDEYRIDASDASYVESIQTSVSFGFEKPVGHATFYPNYGKNQKKCYMYGCSHKRSHDYFIETLTSPAGFWGSRCERYENGTWVLLMSDGEFRMGGEPSIPKNGTFYVKTYSEPPYAMGHRWQTEPPSREEKENITPGGTN, from the exons ATGGTCTCGCGGCTGGGACGGATTAGCATTATTGTTGCGGTGCTTTTGGCATTTGTAATCATTTTATTTG CCTGCAGTTTAGGAAAAACCCAACTTGACCCTAATGCCAACTGCAATTACACCCTGGTTAagaagaagacttttggggtGGATCTCTCTTTTTGGAAGAATTTCTTCAAGCATTTGATACCGTTTACTAGTTCGAAAGGTAAAATGGAATTCATGCTCTTCAAGCGGGATTTCGCGGATTGCGGAAAAGAATTGTTCATAGGCGATGTAGAAAACCTGAAGAACTCAGGCTTCAATGCACGTCAGCAAACGAG AATTATTATTCACGGCTGGATGAGCCAGAGCAACGCAGACCATATGAGAAAGCTAAAGAACGCCTATCTGAGCCTAACCAATCCGGGTATCAATGGAGAACCAGCTCGATACGAAGACTTCAATGTGATTGTATGCGACTGGAGCAGGATTTCCTCGAATATTAACTATTACAAGGTGGCCAAGACGGTGGAGGATATGGGTGTCCTGCTGGCGGGTCTAGTGCGGTATCTTCATCAGGAGGCAGATATGCATTACGACGATGTCTACGTGATCGGACACTCGCTGGGAGCTCAAATTGCTGGTAGTGCTGGCAAGCAGATCAAGCCACATCGGTTTAACACCATATATGCCCTGGATCCGGCGGGTCCTCAGTTCCGAGAGAAGAGCGATGAATATCGCATAGATGCCAGTGATGCTTCCTATGTGGAGTCCATTCAAACTAGCGTTAGTTTTGGTTTTGAAAAGCCCGTGGGACACGCCACCTTCTATCCCAACTATggaaaaaatcaaaagaaGTGCTATATGTATGGCTGTTCGCATAAGAGATCTCATGATTATTTCATTGAGACCCTGACGAGTCCGGCGGGATTTTGGGGATCCCGCTGTGAGCGTTATGAAAATGGCACCTGGGTTCTCCTTATGAGCGATGGAGAATTCCGTATGGGTGGGGAGCCCTCGATTCCAAAGAATGGAACCTTCTATGTAAAAACATACTCAGAGCCACCTTATGCCATGGGTCACAGGTGGCAAACAGAGCCACCTTCACGGGAGGAGAAAGAAAACATAACCCCAGGGGGaactaattaa
- the Tengl1 gene encoding uncharacterized protein Tengl1, with protein MPVKGILGILATAGSFFALGAYYQHIDVMRNIRRLEQRNPHAYFIRRKLYALLGLFTVRADGKEFDVEPDDCHKLGGIMKYGFPSTNDISLNETFDFVTSFDRRNSAVQWMCERVDLTDRLFYGDSSSVAPAGAFSQSEASRVFFLSNIKPFLNRGFNLTVWDRLLKYVDEMSQKHGTVYVYTGSIYLPRELKSNSWFLEFQTEERTMVAVPTHFFKILVIDPKFEGNSIPYAEAYVMPNTPLNNNVELKTLLSDVRDIENATGLRFFEGLDRNFVNTQVTSSVANPLNSLITSSVNNPVTSNFANCSVIASTK; from the exons ATGCCTGTAAAAGGTATACTTGGTATTTTGGCCACTGCCGGCTCTTTTTTCGCCTTAGGAGCCTATTATCAGCACATTGATGTGATGAGAAATATTAGAAGATTAGAGCAACGAAATCCACATGCCTACTTCATTAGAAGGAAACTTTACGCTTTG CTGGGACTCTTTACTGTAAGAGCCGATGGCAAGGAATTCGACGTGGAACCCGATGACTGTCACAAGCTGGGCGGTATCATGAAGTACGGCTTCCCCAGCACAAATGATATTAGTCTAAATGAGACCTTCGACTTTGTGACTTCCTTCGATCGGCGAAACTCCGCAGTTCAGTGGATGTGTGAGCGGGTAGACCTAACGGATCGTTTGTTCTATGGAGATTCCTCATCTGTGGCGCCAGCTGGAGCCTTCAGCCAGTCGGAGGCATCTAGGGTATTCTTCCTATCCAATATTAAACCCTTTCTGAACAGAGGATTTAACCTCACCGTTTGGGATCGATTGCTGAAGTACGTGGATGAGATGAGCCAGAAACATGGAACCGTATATGTATACACCGGATCCATTTATTTACCCCGTGAGCTTAAATCCAATAGTTGGTTCCTGGAGTTCCAAACGGAAGAGAGAACCATGGTGGCCGTACCGACGCATTTCTTCAAGATCCTGGTTATCGATCCAAAATTTGAGGGGAATTCCATTCCTTATGCGGAGGCTTATGTGATGCCCAACACTCCGCTGAACAATAATGTCGAACTGAAAACCCTTCTCAGCGATGTCCGGGATATAGAAAATGCAACGGGTCTACGGTTTTTCGAAGGACTAGACCGTAACTTTGTCAACACCCAAGTGACCAGTTCAGTAGCCAATCCATTAAACAGTCTTATAACTAGTTCTGTAAATAACCCAGTAACCAGTAACTTTGCCAATTGCAGTGTCATAGCATCTACTAAGTAG
- the Tengl2 gene encoding endonuclease G, mitochondrial, whose product MDRKWQLLGFGFVLGITALCASFVGGMYFQHNDARKRLQKIIQKDPYAYYVSPKIYEVFTFFETHDDADHRMRQIMKYGFPGLDDLRLYSDFVLSYDRRNRVAHWVCEHLQVDSIHSHRGRRGRNPYHPDMSVPSNFRSELTDYRRSGFDRGHLAAAGNHHLQRNHCQDTFFLTNIAPQIGQGFNRGAWNNLETYVRNLVHRFGSVFVCTGPLYKPKQRSGGKLGVEYEMIGLNMVAVPTHFFKVIMVESKLHLGKPYMEGYVLPNAPIPDGLPLRSFLCDIREIEHYAGLKFFDGLRRSALFGSNYPSESQVFREFG is encoded by the exons ATGGACCGAAAATGGCAGCTTTTAggatttggttttgttttaGGAATCACCGCACTTTGTGCATCCTTTGTGGGTGGAATGTATTTTCAGCACAATGATGCCAGAAAACGTTTGCAGAAGATAATACAAAAGGATCCATATGCCTACTATGTAAGCCCCAAAATTTATGAAGTG TTTACTTTCTTTGAGACCCACGATGATGCTGATCACCGGATGAGACAAATCATGAAGTACGGGTTTCCAGGTCTTGATGATTTACGACTTTATAGTGACTTTGTGCTCTCCTACGATCGTCGAAATAGAGTTGCCCACTGGGTGTGTGAGCATCTCCAGGTTGACAGCATCCATTCCCATCGAGGTAGACGTGGTCGCAATCCATACCATCCAGATATGAGTGTTCCATCCAACTTTCGCTCCGAATTGACCGACTATCGAAGATCAGGATTCGATCGAGGACACTTGGCAGCCGCGGGGAACCATCATTTACAGCGGAATCACTGCCAGGATACTTTCTTTCTAACGAATATTGCCCCGCAAATTGGTCAGGGCTTCAATCGAGGAGCTTGGAACAATTTGGAAACATATGTTCGAAACCTAGTCCATCGATTTGGTTCCGTTTTCGTTTGCACTGGACCGCTTTATAAGCCCAAACAAAGATCGGGAGGTAAATTGGGAGTGGAGTATGAAATGATAGGGTTGAATATGGTAGCAGTTCCCACGCACTTCTTTAAGGTCATCATGGTGGAATCAAAACTTCACCTAGGTAAACCTTATATGGAGGGTTATGTCCTACCCAATGCTCCTATACCAGATGGTCTGCCACTTCGATCCTTTCTCTGCGACATTCGGGAGATCGAGCACTATGCCGGTCTTAAGTTCTTCGATGGATTGAGGAGAAGTGCTCTATTCGGCAGTAATTATCCTAGTGAATCGCAGGTTTTTCGGGAGTTCGGCTAG
- the Tengl3 gene encoding endonuclease G, mitochondrial, producing MSMNESRAHQWALYALAGLTGFVCGAFVQQEASIRQLFHQIRRDPYIYHHRHKLYPMLSTFRTDHETRLWNSSTSLADKFRELVVSPIFDFVSAALMLKTDSATTTDLLDLIKYGLPSTENLYVHKDYIVSQDMCTNAPRWICEHFRGDYQKMSSDEGGYSNLNLRYNDVYVLSCGSMKICKVFKRKIWNDLEKYVSTKAKEFGSVYTYTGPIYTPSCHENGKWTMKYDVFDWIPMPVPSHYFKVLIVESRIPGLYPFMEGYIIENSRMVGGKLSDHRAKIDEIERFTGLQFNKVLQPVVQFDKNSFKVDTRAWAGRFEEISEPLVTLPANKEVKEF from the exons ATGTCCATGAACGAATCGAGAGCTCATCAATGGGCTTTATATGCACTGGCGGGATTGACGGGCTTTGTATGCGGGGCCTTTGTTCAGCAAGAGGCGTCCATAAGGCAACTTTTCCACCAGATTCGTAGGGATCCCTATATTTACCATCATCGTCATAAGTTGTATCCCATG CTATCTACCTTTAGGACAGATCATGAAACCCGTTTGTGGAACAGTTCCACTTCTTTGGCTGACAAATTCAGAGAATTGGTAGTATCACCGATTTTCGACTTTGTTAGCGCTGCCTTGATGCTAAAAACTGATTCGGCAACTACAACAGATCTGCTAGATTTAATCAAATACGGTCTGCCCAGCACGGAGAACTTGTACGTCCACAAGGACTATATTGTTTCGCAGGATATGTGCACTAATGCCCCAAGATGGATCTGTGAGCATTTCCGGGGGGATTATCAAAAAATGTCGTCCGATGAAGGCGGCTATAGCAACCTGAATCTGCGCTACAATGATGTCTATGTTTTGAGCTGCGGTTCGATGAAGATCTGTAAAGTATTTAAGCGGAAAATATGGAACGATCTGGAGAAATATGTTTCCACTAAGGCTAAGGAGTTCGGCTCAGTGTACACTTACACTGGACCAATTTACACACCATCCTGTCACGAGAATGGCAAATGGACAATGAAATACGATGTTTTCGATTGGATTCCGATGCCGGTTCCATCGCATTACTTTAAGGTCCTGATCGTAGAGAGTCGAATTCCGGGACTATATCCTTTTATGGAAGGATATATCATCGAAAACAGCCGGATGGTGGGCGGAAAGTTAAGTGATCATCGGGCCAAGATAGACGAAATAGAACGTTTTACGGGCCTGCAGTTCAACAAGGTCCTGCAACCCGTTGTGCAATTTGATAAAAACTCGTTTAAGGTGGACACCAGGGCCTGGGCGGGA